One part of the Vespula pensylvanica isolate Volc-1 chromosome 18, ASM1446617v1, whole genome shotgun sequence genome encodes these proteins:
- the LOC122635585 gene encoding uncharacterized protein LOC122635585, whose product MKRCWTSEEFTILNSRRMFQDILPKVKVIDYQNDQYIALLMDYFHICLDSVRILSIGKTKHLMLKALADAMGGYLRAYILPFTKQSYYAGNIKYHNAKKLFELYEELKDFLHTNGNGWSKSSGEITPFKTMPIVTTPSESFVACNGLITYPIRDDKNNRHLQQRFARRKKKRYIYRLRSRRYLPAGYNDDSNMDEESTIVPIPFLDDETEPNSIAVPFKSNSLQSLHSERSAFVLVKYYIASVKCIVSRSKTKDALDNFNRNFFSWLQQSVRRHLNDEKWYPAFGGVLRVIFSLEETEGTMKIKSGSYQVMPKMEIEHNSVPIDDIPPLYKDNELITFGTTELIIIAVVSALLVWLLVGLSLVCYRYLSRHSEECSPCESPNTPVAVLYENTDYSKCERGFSKTIVPMGPIEKLKEWYKNKFGQCPGGCQDRYDEERCLAAISYTSKDTVSGSRICQRKKYVKSTSASPSSSPVERTIFRQSVCYSSDASSTMSEVPGKRRR is encoded by the exons ATGAAACGTTGTTGGACCAGCGAGGAATTTACAATTTTGAATAGTCGACGTATGTTTCAAGATATTTTACCgaag gtgAAGGTCATCGATTATCAGAACGACCAATACATAGCATTGTTAATGGATTACTTTCATATTTGTCTCGATTCCGTACGAATACTTTCGATAGGAAAAACTAAACACTTGATGTTAAAAGCTTTGGCCGATGCAATGGGTGGTTATTTGCGAGCTTACATATTACCATTTACAAAACAATCGTATTACGCAGGGAACATCAAGTATCATAAcgcaaaaaaattattcgagctTTACGAAGAGTTGAAAGATTTTCTTCATACGAATGGGAATGGTTGGTCAAAGTCAAGCGGTGAAATTACACCGTTTAAAACGATGCCAATTGTAACGACACCGTCGGAATCGTTCGTAGCTTGTAATGGATTAATTACATATCCTATTcgtgacgataaaaataatcgtcaTCTTCAACAAAGATTTgctcgtagaaagaaaaaacgatatatctaTCGATTAAGATCGAGGAGATATTTGCCTGCag gATACAACGATGATTCTAATATGGACGAAGAATCAACGATCGTTCCAATTCCTTTTTTGGACGATGAAACTGAACCGAACAG TATCGCCGTACCATTCAAATCGAACAGCCTTCAGTCTTTACATTCCGAACGATCGGCGTTCGTTctcgttaaatattacattgcCAGCGTGAAGTGTATCGTATCGAGGTCGAAAACAAAAGACGCCCTGGATAATTTCAATAGAAACTTCTTCTCTTGGCTGCAGCAATCA GTAAGACGACATTTGAACGATGAAAAATGGTATCCAGCATTCGGTGGAGTTTTGAGAGTAATTTTTTCATTGGAAGAAACAg aagGAACTATGAAAATCAAAAGTGGTTCTTATCAAGTTATGCCGAAAATGGAGATCGAACACAACAGTGTGCCAATTGATGACATACCACCTCTTTATAAGG ataatgaaCTTATAACGTTTGGAACTACCGAGTTGATTATAATCGCTGTAGTAAGCGCATTATTGGTCTGGTTGTTGGTCGGTTTGAGTCTAGTTTGCTACAGATATCTCAGCAGACATTCGGAGGAATGTTCACCATGTGAATCTCCAAACACACC GGTCGCAGTGCTATACGAAAATACTGATTATTCTAAATGTGAGAGGGGTTTCTCGAAAACAATTGTCCCGATGGGACCAATAGAAAAACTAAAGGAGTGGTATAAAAACAAGTTCGGACAATGTCCTGGTGGTTGTCAGGATCGATACGACGAGGAACGTTGTTTAGCCGCTATTAGTTACACCAGCAAAGACACAGTATCTGGAAGCAGAATTTGCCA GAGGAAAAAGTACGTGAAATCTACCTCGGCATCACCTTCGAGTTCTCCGGTAGAACGAACGATATTCAGG cAAAGCGTTTGCTACAGTTCCGATGCATCTAGCACGATGTCCGAGGTACcaggaaaacgaagaagataa